TGATTGCTAGTGAGAATTTCACTTTTCCTGAAGTTATGATGGCTACAGGTAGTATTCTTACAAATAAATACGCAGAAGGCTATCCATCAAAAAGATATTATGGTGGTTGTGAAATCGTTGATAAAGCAGAAGTTTTAGCAATTGAGCGTTGTAAAAAATTATTTAATTGTAATTACGCAAATGTTCAACCCCATTCAGGCTCACAAGCAAATCAAGGTGCATACGCAGCATTATTAAATCCAGGAGATATTATTTTAGGAATGGATTTAAGTGCAGGTGGGCATTTAACTCACGGCTCAAAGGTAAATGCAAGTGGCAAAGTATATACTAGCTATAGCTACGGAGTAGATGAAAATGGTTATTTAAATTATGATGAAATTGAAAAAATTGCCCTAGAAGTAAAACCAAAATTAATAGTTTGTGGTGCTAGTGCTTATGCTAGAATAATTGATTTTGAAAGATTTCGTAAAATTGCTGATAAAGTAGGAGCATTTTTATTAGCTGATATTGCACATATTGCCGGTCTTGTAGTAGCTAATCTTCACCCAAGTCCATTTCCACACGCTCACATAGTAACTTCAACAACTCATAAAACTCTAAGAGGGCCAAGAGGTGGGATAATAATGACTAATGATAAAGAACTTGCAAAAAAAATAAATTCAGCAATCTTTCCTAACCTTCAAGGTGGTCCATTAATGCATATTATTGCAGCAAAAGCAGTTGGATTTAAATATAATCTTGATGAAAGTTGGAAAACATACGCTAATCAAGTTATAAAAAATTGCAAGGTATTAGCCGATGAATTGCTAAAAGAAGGATTTAAATTAGTAAGTGGTGGAACTGACAATCACTTGTTGTTAATGGATTTTAGTGATTGTGAATTTAGCGGAAAAGATGCTCAAATAGCATTAGAAAAAGCAGGTATTACAGCTAATAAAAATAGCGTTCCTAACGAAAAGCGTTCTCCTTTTATTACAAGTGGATTAAGACTTGGCACTGCTGCACTTAGTGCTCGTGGTATGAAAGAAGAAGAAATGAAAATAATAGCACAGACAATAAGCCTAGTGCTAAAGAATTTAAATAACGATGAAATTATAAAAAAAGCAAAAGAAACTACGCTAAAATTAAGCGAAAATTTCCCATTATATAAGGACTTAAAATGTTAACAAGCAATGAATTAGCCTTAATTAAAATGATTAATTCACATTATTTTATAAAAAGAGATACTATAGTAAGCAAAATTGAGCATAAAGGTAGAACTTTTTTTAATAAGTATGAAAGAGTTAATGAGTTTTTATCTCCAAGCTTAATAAGAGAACATTCAGAAGGTAAAATAACAATAGCTCACAATTTAATAAACGCACAAGATAAAGTAGAAAATATAGTATTTGACTACAATGGTTTTAATACTGAAAAATTTTGGCATAGAGCTCAATTATTATTAAGAGAAGAAGGTTTTATTAATTTCACAGCTTATAAAAGCAAAACGCCAGGTCATCTTCATTTATATATTCACAAAGGTCATACTGCATTTGCCGAAGGTTGTGGATTAGCTAATAAACTAAGTGCAATGTTGGCTCAAAAAATGCCCGTTGAATGGAGAGTATTTCCAACACTTGATATGCCTAAGGAATACAATATTTTAGCATTACCTTATGAAATTTATCAAAAAGAGCGTGGGGCATCTTGGTCAAAACATATGTAAAGGATTGAAAATGCAAGAACACAATAAATTTGAAGATTTAGTTTTAGAAAGTAACAACAAAAAGAATAAACAAAAACAAATGTTATTTAAGATAATTATAGGCATAATAGTTTTTCTAATTGCCTTGATTATATATAAATTAATAAGCAATGGAGATAGTCAAAAAAGCCCATTACCACCGATAGAACCTAATGCTACATTTGAACAAAAAGCTCAAGATAATGAAGTTTTTGAGAATTTAAAAAGTGAAAATGATGGTTTTAGTGATGATTTTACATCTTTAGAAGAAAGATTAAAAAAAGAAAATAATATAGTAGAACCAGAACCTAAAAAATCTCAAGAAGTTCAAAATGTTGTAAAAGAATTAGCAAAAGCAAATCAACAACCTACGCCAGCACTTGAAACTCCTAAAGAAGAAGTAAAACCTGCTGTAGTTGAAGAGAAAAAGCCTGTGGTTGTAGAAGAGAAAAAGCAAACTACTCAAACAACAAAACAAGAAAACTCAGTATTTGATACATTAAATGTTAAAAAGCCAGTTGCTCAACAAGAAAAACCAGCAAATAAAGCACCTACTACAAGTGATAATGGAAGCTATATTCAAGTATATGCAGGTAAAAATATTGACCTAAAATCACACGAAATTAAAAAACTAGATACGCTAGGATTACAATATAAAGTAGTTACTGATAATAAAGGTATGAGTAGAGTAATTGTAGGACCTTATTCAAATTCTGATAAAGCAAATGCCTTAAAATTTGTAAGAGATAATGTGAAAAAAGACGCATTTTATTATCATGCAAAATAATATTTACGGAGTGATAGGAAATCCTATCGCTCACTCAAAATCTCCTATAATTCATAATCTATGGTATGAAAGATTAAATATAAATGCTAATTATGAGAAAATTTTAGTAGAAAATCCAAATGATTTAAAAAACACAATTTTAAAATATAAAGGTGTTAATGTAACTTTACCTTATAAAGAAGAAGTTGCAATACTAGCAAATTATAAAGATGAAGGCGTTATAAACACAAAAGCGGCAAATACTATAATAAATGATAATGGAATTTTAAAAGCTTATAATACTGATATATTTGGGTTTTATGAACCTATAAAAAATTACAAAATAAACAATGCCTTAATAATAGGAGCTGGTGGGGCTGCTAGGGCTGTTTATTATTCTTTAGCAAAAAATAATATAAAAACCAAAGTAATTAATAGAAGTAAAAAAGATGATTTTTTATGCGAAGTTCATACGGCATTAGATGAATTTGAATTTGATTTAATTATAAACTCAACAAGCGCAAGTTTAAAAAATCTACTACCTTTAGAAGAAAATCTTTTAGAAAAACTAGCAAAAAATACAAAAATTGCTTATGATTTAGCATATAATCACGATATATTTTTAGATTTTTGTAAGTTAAAAAATCCAAATATTATTACTCAAGATGGACTTGATATGCTTATTTTTCAAGCAGCCCTTGCTTTTGAATATTTTTGCGGAATTTATCCTAACGAAGATTTAATAAATGAAGCAAGAGAACTTATTAAATAAGAGTATAAAAGGACTAAAATCATATATTTTTGGCTATGAAAACGAACAAAAAGCTAAAAAATACTTAGAAAAAAATAATTTTAAAATAATTAAAACAAATTATAAAACCAAATTTGGAGAAATTGACATAATCGCTTTAAAAGATAAAACCTTGCATTTTATTGAAGTAAAATCAAGCAAAAATTATGAAAGCGAATATTATTTAACACCAAAAAAATTAGAAAGAATTATAAAATCTATTTATATTTTTAATCAACATTATGAAGATTACAATAATTTAAATTATTGCATAGATTTAATAGCAATAAATGATAATAACATTAATTATATAGAAAATATAACATAGAAAAAATGATAATTTGAGATTTAAATTCTCAAATTAATCCTAAAAATTTCTTGATAGAATATTTTAAATCTTCATCATCTAAATTATTCATAGCCCACAACAAATATCCATTATCAACAGCTCTAACCTCATCAAAACTTTTGCCCTTGTATTTTCCAAAGCTAAATTTAGTACTAATTAATGGGGCTTTTGTAATTTCGTGCAATTCTTCATAATTTTTATGTTTTAATAATTCATCTAATAATAATTTCATAACCAAAACATCGCCTATCGCATCATGAGCTTTTATAATTATTCCTAATTTTTGTGCCTCTTCTTGCTCAATTTTATAAAGCCCTAAAAAATATCTTAAATATTGCAATCTGTGATGATTAAAGTCAGGAAAAATAGCCTTAGCGCACTTATAAGTATCAATTAATTTAAAATTATTTTGAAAGCCTTCTTTTTCTAACATTCCTAAATCAAACTTAATATTATGAGCTATTAAGTAATTTTCGTTTGAATTAAGCTCATTTAGCATTTTTGAAAATTTCGTTTCACTAAATTTTGGCTTATTAATAAGCATTTCAGGGGTTATGTTATGAACTTCCATAGATTCAAAAGAAATATTTACTTCACTACTGCATAATTCATCAAATACTAAAACTTTTCTTTCTTGTATATTGTCAAAAATATTTTCAGCATATTCTATTTCATTAAATTCATATTTTTCACTATCAATTACCAAAGCACCTACTTGAATAATCCTATCTAATTCTGTATTTCCTGTAGTTTCTGTATCAAATAAAACATATTTCATAATTATCCTTAAAAGTTTTTTTAATTCTAACAAGTAAGTTTAAAAAGTAGGTTGAATAAAAGGGATTATTAAAATCCCTTGTAGCGTTTTAAATTCTCATCAATTTTGATTTTTTCTCCGTTTTCATCAACATTTACATAAGTTAAAAGTGCACTTGTAACAGGCACACAAACTCCATATAATTTAGGAGTGCAGCGTTCAGCGATAACTTCTACTTGAACTTGTATTGATGTGCTTCCAACTTTTACAATATCAGCATAAAAGCTCACAATATCTCCAACATAAACAGGTTTTTTAAAGGTCATTTGTTCAACTGCAATAGTAACTACTCTACCATTTGCTATTTCTTTAGCTGCAACTGCACCAGCTAAATCTATTTGACTCATTATCCAACCACCAAAAATATTGCCTGCAGGATTTGTATCTTTTGGCATAGCAACTAATCTAAGCCTTGCTTCTTTTAATTCTTTCATATATTCTCCTTATAAAAAAATGTAAATATTAAACATAAAAGATTAAAATTGTCGTTTTTAAATTGAAAATTTTCATCAAAATTACAATTTTTTACAAAAATTTTAAAAAAATTGAAAAAATTTTTATAATTTAAGAAAACTTTAAGAATTTTCACATATAATAACGGCTTTTACATCACAAGAAAAAACTTCTTGAAAGGCCCATTCGTCTAGCGGTTAGGACATCGCCCTTTCACGGCGGTAACACGAGTTCGAGTCTCGTATGGGTCACCAATCCTCCTTTATGTTTATTTAATTTAATGAAAAAAATCCTTTTTTACCTTACCCCTGTGAGATAATAACTCAAAATAAAAAAGGATTTTTTTATGATTAAAGACGCGATATCTGGACTTCAGATTTTATTCGTAGCCTTTGGTGCAATGGTATTAGTTCCTTTACTTACCGGACTAAATCCTGCAATGGCTCTTTTAGGTGCTGGGTGCGGAACGATTATTTTTCAAATCATTACGAAATTTAAAGTTCCTATATATCTTGGCTCATCATTTGCATTCATAACCCCTATAATTTATTCTATGAAAGAATGGGGAATTAATTCAACTATGTTTGCCTTATTTTGCACAGGATTTGTTTATTTTATCTTTGCTGCAATTATCAAAACAAAAGGCGAGAGTTTTATTAGCAAACTTTTTCCCGCAGTTGTAATTGGCCCTGTAATCATCGTAATAGGTCTTAGCGTTGCTGTAAGTGCAGCTGGAATGGCTATGGGTATGAGTGGCTCAACTCAAGTAATTGATAAAGATATAGCTTTAATGCTTTCTACTTTTTCATTCTTAGTTACTATTGTAATTGCTATTTTTGGCTCAAAAATGTTTAAATTAGTTCCTATTTTAATAGGTGCTATTTGTGGATATATTTTAGCCTTTATTTTAGGCTATGTTGATACTAGTGCAATTAAAGCTGCACCTTGGTTTGCAATCCCACATTTTGAAACACCTAGCATTAATTTTAGTGCAGCAATTTTTATGATACCTGTTGCAATTGCTCCTGTAATTGAGCATATTGGTGCGGTTATGGCAATAGGTGCAGTAACTAAAAAAGATTACACAAAAGACCCAGGTCTTCATAGAACTTTAAGTGGAGATGGTGTTGGAGTTTGTGTTGCAGGTTTAATAGGTGGTCCTCCAGTTACAACTTATTCAGAAGTTACAGGTGCAATAATGATTACAAAAAACGCACAAGTAAAAATTATGACTTGGGCTGCAATATTTGCAATATTACTTGCATTTGTGGGTAAATTTAATGCTATTTTACAATCAATTCCATTACCTGTAATGGGTGGAGTTATGATACTTTTATTTGGAACAATTGCTAGTCTTGGGATTAAAACCTTAGTTGATGCTAAAATAGATTTAACTAATAATAAAAACCTAGTAATTATTAGCTCTACTTTGATTGTAGGTGTTGGTGGGCTTAGTGCTAGTTTTGGAAGCGTTTCGTTTTCAGGAGTTGGACTTAGTGCCTTACTTGCAATTATTCTAAATCTAATCTTACCTAACAAACAAGATTAATTATTAATTCAAATTCTTTTTAGAATTTGAATTATTATTTTTTAATTTTTTCTTAAATTCTAAAATTTGTTACGAAACTTAACACTTTTTAAAAAAATTATCCATTTTCAATTATTTCAAATTGTAACTTTGTTAAAATCTAACATTTTTTTATGGAGGTTAAAAATGGATTTATTTTTATCGCTTACAGGCTTTATTGGGCTTGGATTTATTGTATGGCTACTCTTAAAAGATAAAACCACTCCTGCAATAGCATTTATTTTAGTTAGCTTTGTAGTTGCTGCAATGCTTATGATAATGGATTATTGTGGGTTAGAAGTCGGAAAAGCTTTAGGGGTTAAAGGAGATGTTTTAAACTTTAAAGCAATGAAAGGTTTTATAAAAGATGGTGTAAACACCGTTAGCGATACAGCAGCTTTATTTGTATTTTCTATTCTTTTTTTTAGTGTGCTTAGTGCTAGTGGATTTTTTAATAAAATTATTAATTTCTTGCTTAGTAAAGTTACACCAAATGTATTTGTAATCACAATTCTTACTTCACTTATGGCAATGTTTGTTCATCTTGATGGTAGTGGAGCAGCTACATTTTTAATAGTTATTCCGGCTATGCTTCCAATTTATGAAAGACTTGGAATGAGAAAATCATCGCTTTTATTAATTTGTGCTAGTGCAATGGGTGTTATGAATGTTCTTCCTTGGGGAGGTCCAACTCTAAGAGCTGCAACGGTTATTAAAGCTGACGCGAATGATTTATGGCATCAATTAATCCCTATGCAAGTTTTAGGTCTTGTTTTAGCACTAGCTTTAGCTATTTTTATCGGTTATCAAGAAAAAAGGCGTGGTGCTGGTGGTAATCTTGAAGGAATTAAACTTGAAATTGAAAAAAGCGAATTTCAAAACGATAAATTTTTCTTAGTAAATGTATTTTTACTAATAGCTGTTATTGCTGCTTTAGTAATTAATGTATTACCTTCTTATGTTTGTTTTATGATAGGTTTTGCAATTGCGTTGCCACTAAATTATCCTAATTTAAAAATAGCTAAAAAAGTTTTAGATAAAGCAAGTGGTGGAGCAATAATGATGTATATTACTTTAATTGGTGCAGGAATTTTAATTGGTGTATTTGATAAAAGTGGAATTATGAATAAAATGGGAGCTTCAATTCTAACTCTAGTGCCTAATGAATATGGTAATTTAATTCCTTTAGTAGTAGGCTTGCTTGCTGTTCCTATGGCATTAATCTTTTGCACGGATTCTTATTTTTATGGCGTTATGCCTGTGGTTTTAAGCGTTACAAATGCTTTTGGAATTGACCCAATGAACCTTGCTATTATTATGGTTTTAGCTAGAAATTGTGCTACATTTATAAGCCCTGTTGTTCCTGCTACATTGCTTGGATGTGGTCTTGCTGATGTATCTATAAAAGAACATATTAAACGCTCATTCTTTTATATTTGGGCAATTAGTATTATTTGCTTAATTTTTGGATATGTTGCAGGAATAATCCCACACTTATTTTAATATCTCTCCTAAGAGAGATATTAGATATTTGCTAGTATATTTTGAGCTTTCTTAATTACTGGCAAATCTATCATATTGCCTTTATAATTAAATACAATATCATCAGTATTTTTTGCCAATTCTACTATTTCTTTAGCCCATAGAATTTGTTCTTTAGTAGGACTAAATACTTGATTGATTATTGGAATTTGATTTGGATGAATGCTTAAAGACCCGCCAAAACCCATAGAAGATACAAATTCTAATTCAGATTTTAAACCAATTTCATCTTTAATATTAGGATATACTCCATTAATTGGTGGTAATAATTTATATTTTGCACTTTTTATCACTATTTGATTTCTTATGTGATTTAATAAATTTTCTCTTCCACTGCCTTCTTTTAATCCTAATTCTAAAGAAATATCTAAAGCACCAAAACTTAATAATTTAATTAATTTTGAACTTGCAATATCATCTAAACTATCAACGCCCAAAGCACTTTCAATAATTGGAATTATTATTAAATCTTTAAAATCTTTAAATAATTCAAATTCTTTTGAGCTCTCACTCTTAGGCAATACAATTGCATATAATTTTTTCATTTTATTTAATTCATCTAATAATTTCATATCATCATTAAAATATTCACTCTTAGTATCATTAATTCTTATAAAAAAATTAGCATCTGTATTATTTGCAAATTCTAAAATATTAGCCCTGCCTTTATCTTTTTGATTAGGGCTAATTGAATCTTCTAAATCAATAATAATATAATCAGCTCCGCTATTTAAAGCCTTATTAAATCTATCATTTTTAATTGATGGAACAAACAAAAAACTCTTAGTTTTCATCTCTTACCTTTATTATATTTTTTGATTGTAGTTGAGAAATTTCATCTTTAAATCCAAATTCTTTTAAGATTTTATGAGTATGTTCTCCTAACGCTGGGATTTTATCCATTCTAGGCTCATAATTATTATTTGTAGCCGGTGGCAATAATGCTGGGATTTTACCTACTTCAGTATCAACTTCTCTCCATCTATTTCTACTTTTTAATTGAGAGTGATTCCACACATCTTTTAATTCATTTACATTACCATTTGCAATTTTTGCTTTTTCTAATCTATCCACCACATCTTTTGCCGTTAGATTTTTAAATTTATTTTCTATTATTTCTTTAATCTTTTGTGCGTTTTTTGTTCTTAATGTGTTATTTTTAAATTCTTCATCATTAATTAAGCTTTCATCTTCTAATACAATCTTACAAAAATTACTCCATTCTCTTTCATTTTGAAGACCAAACATAACAACATTACCATCACCAGCCTTATAAGGACCATAAGGGGTAATACTAGCGTGAAAAGCACCTTTTTTAATAGGCGGATTAGCACCCTTATAAGTATAATATATTGGATACCCCATCCATTCAGCCATACATTCTAACATTGATATTTCTATTCTTGAGCCTTTATTTGTTTTTTCAAGATATAAAAGCGCTTGTAAAATCCCACTATAAGCATACATTCCAGCAGATATATCAGCTATACTAATTGGCACTTTTACACACTCATCGCCAGTTCCTGTTATAGATACTAAGCCACTTTCTGATTGAATTAATAAATCATAAGCTTTTTTGTGTTCGTATTCTCCACCTTCTCCATAGCCAGAAATATCACAAACAATCATTTTTGGATTATATTTAATTAAATTTTCATAATCTAATCCTAGTCTTTTTGCAGCCCCAAATGCTAGATTTTGAACGAAAATATCCACCTTAGGTAAAATTGATTTTATTATTTTCATACCTTCTTCGGTTTTTAAATCAATAGCTAAACTCTCCTTACTTCTATTAGTCCATACAAAATGACTTGCAAGTCCATCTACTCTAGTATCATATCCTCTTGCCAAATCCCCTACATCAGGGCGTTCTATCTTAATAACTCTAGCACCTAAATCAGCTAATTGTCTAGTGCAAAATGGTGCTGCTATTGCTTGTTCTATACTTAATACTAATTTTCCTTCTAATGGCAACATTTTTTCTCCTTTATTTATAATTTATAATGCCTTGATGAGCTATAAAGCCGTCTTTATTTATCCACACATTTGCTTCGTTTTCACTAATTATTTTTGACTCGACGCAAAAACTACTAGGAGTGCAAACTGCGTGTAATCCTCTATAACTATATTTTGTGATTTTTTTATCTTTATGATTTTTTGCAAAACAACTAATCATCTTAGTAGCTAATAAAGGTCCGTGAATTACTAAGCCGCTATATCCTTCAACCATAGTAGCGTAAGGATAATCATAATGAATTTTATGCCCATTAAAAGTAAGTGCTGAATATCTAAATAATAAAGTAGAATCAGGGCAAAAACTTTCAGAAAAATCAGCTTCGCTTACAGGTTTATTGCTAGTTAATTTTGGTGGAGTTGGCTCTTTATAAACTATATCTTGTTCTTCAATAATTTTTAAATCTTCATCTTGATAATATTTATGCTCTAAAGTAACAAAAATTAATTTTCCTGTATTTCCAATTTTTTCTTGAATATCTTTTATAGTAGTAATTTTAGTAGCGATTTTGCCTATAATCAACGCTGAATTAAAAGTAAATCTACCACCAGCCCACATACGATTAACATTTCCAAAACTAGGTAAAAAACTATCATCACTTCCGCCTAATTTAGGGTGTCCGTCTTTGCCTAATTTATCTTTATTTAAAGCCTTATTAAAAAAGCACCATTGCCATAAATAAGGTAATTCATCACCTAATTTTAAATCTTTATAATCAAGTGTTGCGACTATTTTTTCAACTTGAGTAAGACTTATTTCTTCTTTTATAATTTCTTGTTTGCCTATATAATTTTTAAATTCCATAATTTTCCCTTTCATAAATTAATTAATAACACCTAAAAACAATAACAAAAACCCAAATAACACAAGCAAAATAGGTAATATTAATAACCTAATAAATAAATATTTTCTTTCTTGCTCATCTTGTGTCCCTGCTAAAACCAATGCTCCACCTGATGAAAAACTTGAATACCCCGTAAATGTTGCAAATGTTGCGATAATAGAAAATGCCAAAGATGGCTCTAATACGCTAAGACTTGGAACAATAGGAAAAAATGTCGGCATTACAACGCCCATACTAGATGCAAATGCACTCATTGAAGAAGATAAAACGCCTAATAAATAATATATCCAGCTACTATCATTGCCACCTTGAGCGCTTAAAAAATTGCTTATTATTTGCATAGCACCAGTAGATTTTCCAAGTGCTATTAGCATAGTTAATGCACCAATCATAAAAATTAAATTCCAAGGTATATTTTTAAAAGCTTGTGTTTCATCTCCTATCTTAAATACAATAGCTAAAATAATTCCTAAGAATGAAACAAAAGTAGGATTAAAAAATATAGTCATTTTACTCATCAATAAATTTTCAGGTTGAAAAGATAAATAAATTGATGGAACCATAACCAAAGAAAATACAAATGTAACTATTAAAATCGTTTTAATTTGTATAGAATTTAGTTTTTCAGGTTTATCAATATTTGATGAATATACAACCTTATACCCCTTTAATAACACATATCCTAAAATAAAAATTAAAGTATGTGCTATAAACATATTTTTTCCAAGATTTAATTGCATAATTGCTGATTGTTCAGGTGTAAAACCTAAATTCTCAATTAGATTATAAGTAACCCTACCACCTAAAGTAAAAGGATTAAATCCCCCAGCACAAGAACCTGAATAAATTATAATAGCAGCTAAAATTTTATTCATTTTAATCTTATTAGCTATGTATAAAACTAATGGGCTCATAAAGGCAAATCCAGCATAATGCCCTGGTCCAATACCGACAAAAATTACAACAACAATATATAAAACTATAGGAATACTCCAAGGATAGTTTCTTACCCCATAAACTGCTTTTGAAGCTAGATTATTTAAAGTTCCATTATTTATGACAAAGCCATAAAAATAAGTAATAGAAACTAAGATAAAAAATAAATCAAGCCCCCATAATTTTACAATTTCACTAGGTTTTAAGCCATAAATATAAGCAGCAATAAAGCATAATACAATTGCAAAAATACCAATATTTGCTTTAAATAAATAGCCTAAAACTATTGACAATAATAAAAAAAATAAAATGATTAAGTTAATTTGTTCAATCATAAATCCTCCTTGCTTAAATACTATAAGAAAAGAAAATCATTAAGATTAATATAAGAATAAAATATAATAAAAATAAAAATCATTGTTACAATTTTACACAATTAATAATAATTTTTATCCTTTAATATATTTTCTTAAAAAATTATAATTATTTTATTAATTTGACATTTTGATTTTTTATTTAATTGAAAGAATTTATTTAAAAGAATTTAAAACTAACTCGTTTTAAATTCTTAAAAAGTTATTTTTTTAATTCGTTAGCTTTATCGCAACCAATTGCTAAGCCAAAAGAACAAGCTAATTGATAGTAATAACCTGCTGCTTGAATGTTTTGAGAAGTTGAAGTGCCTTGTAATAAAACATTTGCAATATTTAAACAAGAACTTGCATTTTTGTTAGTAATGCAGTTAGTTTGTTCGTCTTTTAAGCTAGGATTTAAAGCAGTTTGTAAAGCAAGATTCATTAAA
This is a stretch of genomic DNA from Campylobacter sp. RM12651. It encodes these proteins:
- the glyA gene encoding serine hydroxymethyltransferase, with product MIFDTEINEIIKEEFKRQNENLEMIASENFTFPEVMMATGSILTNKYAEGYPSKRYYGGCEIVDKAEVLAIERCKKLFNCNYANVQPHSGSQANQGAYAALLNPGDIILGMDLSAGGHLTHGSKVNASGKVYTSYSYGVDENGYLNYDEIEKIALEVKPKLIVCGASAYARIIDFERFRKIADKVGAFLLADIAHIAGLVVANLHPSPFPHAHIVTSTTHKTLRGPRGGIIMTNDKELAKKINSAIFPNLQGGPLMHIIAAKAVGFKYNLDESWKTYANQVIKNCKVLADELLKEGFKLVSGGTDNHLLLMDFSDCEFSGKDAQIALEKAGITANKNSVPNEKRSPFITSGLRLGTAALSARGMKEEEMKIIAQTISLVLKNLNNDEIIKKAKETTLKLSENFPLYKDLKC
- a CDS encoding DUF1882 domain-containing protein; amino-acid sequence: MLTSNELALIKMINSHYFIKRDTIVSKIEHKGRTFFNKYERVNEFLSPSLIREHSEGKITIAHNLINAQDKVENIVFDYNGFNTEKFWHRAQLLLREEGFINFTAYKSKTPGHLHLYIHKGHTAFAEGCGLANKLSAMLAQKMPVEWRVFPTLDMPKEYNILALPYEIYQKERGASWSKHM
- a CDS encoding SPOR domain-containing protein; translated protein: MQEHNKFEDLVLESNNKKNKQKQMLFKIIIGIIVFLIALIIYKLISNGDSQKSPLPPIEPNATFEQKAQDNEVFENLKSENDGFSDDFTSLEERLKKENNIVEPEPKKSQEVQNVVKELAKANQQPTPALETPKEEVKPAVVEEKKPVVVEEKKQTTQTTKQENSVFDTLNVKKPVAQQEKPANKAPTTSDNGSYIQVYAGKNIDLKSHEIKKLDTLGLQYKVVTDNKGMSRVIVGPYSNSDKANALKFVRDNVKKDAFYYHAK
- a CDS encoding shikimate dehydrogenase, which translates into the protein MQNNIYGVIGNPIAHSKSPIIHNLWYERLNINANYEKILVENPNDLKNTILKYKGVNVTLPYKEEVAILANYKDEGVINTKAANTIINDNGILKAYNTDIFGFYEPIKNYKINNALIIGAGGAARAVYYSLAKNNIKTKVINRSKKDDFLCEVHTALDEFEFDLIINSTSASLKNLLPLEENLLEKLAKNTKIAYDLAYNHDIFLDFCKLKNPNIITQDGLDMLIFQAALAFEYFCGIYPNEDLINEARELIK
- a CDS encoding YraN family protein, whose protein sequence is MKQENLLNKSIKGLKSYIFGYENEQKAKKYLEKNNFKIIKTNYKTKFGEIDIIALKDKTLHFIEVKSSKNYESEYYLTPKKLERIIKSIYIFNQHYEDYNNLNYCIDLIAINDNNINYIENIT
- a CDS encoding 3'-5' exonuclease; its protein translation is MMKYVLFDTETTGNTELDRIIQVGALVIDSEKYEFNEIEYAENIFDNIQERKVLVFDELCSSEVNISFESMEVHNITPEMLINKPKFSETKFSKMLNELNSNENYLIAHNIKFDLGMLEKEGFQNNFKLIDTYKCAKAIFPDFNHHRLQYLRYFLGLYKIEQEEAQKLGIIIKAHDAIGDVLVMKLLLDELLKHKNYEELHEITKAPLISTKFSFGKYKGKSFDEVRAVDNGYLLWAMNNLDDEDLKYSIKKFLGLI
- a CDS encoding acyl-CoA thioesterase, whose product is MKELKEARLRLVAMPKDTNPAGNIFGGWIMSQIDLAGAVAAKEIANGRVVTIAVEQMTFKKPVYVGDIVSFYADIVKVGSTSIQVQVEVIAERCTPKLYGVCVPVTSALLTYVNVDENGEKIKIDENLKRYKGF
- a CDS encoding uracil-xanthine permease family protein; the protein is MIKDAISGLQILFVAFGAMVLVPLLTGLNPAMALLGAGCGTIIFQIITKFKVPIYLGSSFAFITPIIYSMKEWGINSTMFALFCTGFVYFIFAAIIKTKGESFISKLFPAVVIGPVIIVIGLSVAVSAAGMAMGMSGSTQVIDKDIALMLSTFSFLVTIVIAIFGSKMFKLVPILIGAICGYILAFILGYVDTSAIKAAPWFAIPHFETPSINFSAAIFMIPVAIAPVIEHIGAVMAIGAVTKKDYTKDPGLHRTLSGDGVGVCVAGLIGGPPVTTYSEVTGAIMITKNAQVKIMTWAAIFAILLAFVGKFNAILQSIPLPVMGGVMILLFGTIASLGIKTLVDAKIDLTNNKNLVIISSTLIVGVGGLSASFGSVSFSGVGLSALLAIILNLILPNKQD
- a CDS encoding SLC13 family permease — encoded protein: MDLFLSLTGFIGLGFIVWLLLKDKTTPAIAFILVSFVVAAMLMIMDYCGLEVGKALGVKGDVLNFKAMKGFIKDGVNTVSDTAALFVFSILFFSVLSASGFFNKIINFLLSKVTPNVFVITILTSLMAMFVHLDGSGAATFLIVIPAMLPIYERLGMRKSSLLLICASAMGVMNVLPWGGPTLRAATVIKADANDLWHQLIPMQVLGLVLALALAIFIGYQEKRRGAGGNLEGIKLEIEKSEFQNDKFFLVNVFLLIAVIAALVINVLPSYVCFMIGFAIALPLNYPNLKIAKKVLDKASGGAIMMYITLIGAGILIGVFDKSGIMNKMGASILTLVPNEYGNLIPLVVGLLAVPMALIFCTDSYFYGVMPVVLSVTNAFGIDPMNLAIIMVLARNCATFISPVVPATLLGCGLADVSIKEHIKRSFFYIWAISIICLIFGYVAGIIPHLF
- a CDS encoding CoA ester lyase, encoding MKTKSFLFVPSIKNDRFNKALNSGADYIIIDLEDSISPNQKDKGRANILEFANNTDANFFIRINDTKSEYFNDDMKLLDELNKMKKLYAIVLPKSESSKEFELFKDFKDLIIIPIIESALGVDSLDDIASSKLIKLLSFGALDISLELGLKEGSGRENLLNHIRNQIVIKSAKYKLLPPINGVYPNIKDEIGLKSELEFVSSMGFGGSLSIHPNQIPIINQVFSPTKEQILWAKEIVELAKNTDDIVFNYKGNMIDLPVIKKAQNILANI